A single genomic interval of Oryzias latipes chromosome 3, ASM223467v1 harbors:
- the nmb gene encoding neuromedin-B, with protein sequence MRCVRTLHHFQETLEVCSVEDSPAVRAEMRGFTLSGVCQCGLFTYLMLFSFVSLTTAVSFDLTELRNKVAKIKVNPRGNLWATGHFMGKKSVVDAPLLPSPEDQGADALDLLVPTERTALGELFHEFLRVALEAHVDTQGSRSKDEETDLLMKILENYLQSRK encoded by the exons ATGCGGTGCGTCCGAACACTTCATCACTTCCAGGAGACCCTTGAAGTTTGTTCTGTGGAGGACAGTCCAGCAGTCCGCGCTGAGATGAGAGGATTCACACTGAGTGGTGTTTGCCAGTGCGGCTTGTTTACGTATcttatgttgttttctttcgTGTCTTTGACCACTGCGGTTAGTTTTGACCTCACGGAGCTTAGAAATAAAGTAGCAAAAATCAAAGTGAATCCAAGAGGCAATCTTTGGGCGACGG GACATTTCATGGGCAAGAAGAGTGTGGTGGATGCGCCTCTGCTGCCCTCACCTGAGGACCAGGGTGCTGACGCGCTGGATCTCCTCGTCCCCACGGAGCGGACTGCGCTCGGAGAGCTATTCCACGAGTTCCTGCGCGTGGCGCTGGAAGCGCATGTGGACACGCAGGGCAGCCGCTCTAAAGACGAG GAGACGGACTTGTTAATGAAGATCTTAGAAAATTACTTGCAAAGCAGAAAGTGA
- the LOC101174493 gene encoding proline-serine-threonine phosphatase-interacting protein 1: MSVLMFKDAFWGSDFICHAGYDAIIQRLRDGRQMCKDVEELFKMRALAEEKYGKELVTIAHKAGGSTEISTMRVSFEQLKTQIENIGNFHIQLSDKLKEEVKKMETFREHQKEQRKKFESIMEKIQKKKVALYKKTMESKKNYDVKCREANEVEQGAEKTNAAAKNPDKLRHKTKQCRQAANEAEKLYMNNIHQLEEIRQDWEETHKSMCEVFQELEGDRISTVRCALWDHCNHFSMQCVKDDELYEEVRTFLEQCDIVTDNNSFIKMKSTGSRPPEPIVFESYYQGVRMRNSNDLRNSNSSEGEDMTAKFELNNRRESRIDGARCFDPLIRDSITSDNDRRISQSTLTSTENNKMEESGYAALPGPSQQASLVSASTDQDQFYIVNYEYNAQEGDELSVSRGDVVRLLVQGLDGWWTVERNGCCGLVPGNYLGKI; encoded by the exons ATGTCAGTTTTGATGTTTAAAGATGCATTCTGG GGGTCTGATTTCATCTGTCATGCCGGTTATGATGCTATAATCCAGAGGTTACGAGATGGGAGGCAAATGTGCAAGGATGTGGAGGAGCTTTTTAAGATGAG GGCACTCGCAGAAGAGAAGTATGGAAAGGAACTGGTGACTATTGCTCACAAAGCTGGGGGAAGCACGGAAATCAG caccATGAGAGTGTCCTTTGAGCAGCTTAAAACTC AAATTGAGAACATTGGGAACTTTCACATCCAATTATCGGACAAACTGAAAGAGGaggtgaaaaaaatggaaactttCCGAGAACATCAGAAAGAACAGAGGAAGAAG TTTGAAAGCATCATGGAGAAGATTCAGAAGAAAAAGGTTGCTTTGTACAAGAAGACTATGGAG TCAAAGAAGAACTATGACGTGAAATGCAGAGAGGCCAATGAAGTAGAGCAGGGGGCCGAGAAAACAAATGCTGCAGCCAAAAATCCTGACAAG CTACGTCACAAGACAAAACAATGCAGACAAGCAGCCAATGAAGCAG AAAAGCTTTACATGAACAACATACATCAACTGGAAGAAATTCGCCAGGACTGGGAGGAGACGCACAAAAGCATGTGTGAG GTGTTCCAGGAGCTGGAGGGAGATCGCATCAGCACGGTCAGGTGTGCTCTTTGGGACCACTGCaaccatttctccatgcagtGTGTCAAAGACGACGAG CTTTATGAAGAGGTGAGAACGTTTCTCGAGCAATGCGACATCGTCACAGACAACAACAGCTTCATCAAGATGAAATCAACAGGGTCGAGACCACCGG agcccATAGTGTTTGAAAGCTATTATCAGGGTGTGAGAATGAGGAACAGCAATGATCTGAGGAACAGCAATTCCTCAGAAGGAGAAGACATGACAGCGAAATTTGAACTAAATAACAGGAGGGAGAGTCGAATAGATGGagccag GTGCTTTGACCCTTTAATCAGAGACTCCATAACCAGTGATAATGACAGAAGAATCTCACAGTCAACACTGACATCTACTGAAAACA ATAAGATGGAAGAGAGTGGATATGCAGCCCTTCCAGGTCCTTCACAACAAGCATCTTTAGTGTCTGCTTCAACTGACCAGGACCAGTTCTACATTGTGAATTATGAGTACAATGCACAG GAGGGGGATGAGCTGTCTGTGAGCAGGGGGGATGTGGTCCGGTTGTTGGTGCAAGgactggatggatggtggaCGGTGGAGAGGAATGGGTGCTGTGGACTGGTGCCAGGAAATTATCTGGGCAAAATTTGA
- the LOC101165292 gene encoding tetraspanin-3, whose protein sequence is MGQCGITSSKTVLVFLNLIFWAAAGILCYIGAYVFISYDDYDHFFEDVYTLIPAVVIIAVGTLLFIIGLIGCCATIRESSCGLATFAAILLLVFVTECVVVVLGYIYRAKVEDQVNHSIQKVYNEYSGINSDAPSRAIDYVQKQLHCCGIHNYSDWRNTHWFIESKNNSVPVSCCQPNISNCTGTLTRPGDLYQEGCEALVVKKLKEIMMYVIWAALTFASIQMLGMLCACVVLCRRGHDPAYELLVTTNSYA, encoded by the exons ATGGGGCAGTGTGGAATTACGTCATCTAAAACCGTCCTGGTTTTCCTCAATCTCATATTTTGG GCTGCAGCTGGAATTTTATGCTACATCGGAGCCTATGTGTTCATCTCCTATGACGACTATGACCACTTCTTTGAAGATGTGTACACTTTGATTCCTGCTGTGGTGATCATCGCTGTCGGCACTCTTCTGTTCATCATAGGCTTGATCGGCTGCTGTGCAACAATACGTGAAAGCTCTTGTGGCTTGGCAACC TTTGCTGCCATTCTTCTGCTGGTCTTTGTGACTgagtgtgtggtggtggtgctTGGCTACATATACAGGGCAAAG GTTGAAGATCAGGTTAATCACTCCATTCAGAAGGTTTACAAtgagtacagtgggatcaattCTGATGCTCCCAGTCGTGCTATTGACTACGTGCAGAAGCAG CTCCACTGCTGTGGGATTCACAACTACTCTGACTGGAGGAACACGCACTGGTTTATAGAATCCAAGAATAACAGTGTCCCAGTGAGCTGCTGTCAGCCCAACATCAGCAACTGCACCGGCACCCTTACTCGACCTGGTGACCTGTACCAAGAG GGTTGTGAAGCCCTTGTTGTGAAGAAATTAAAGGAGATAATGATGTACGTGATATGGGCGGCATTAACCTTTGCGTCTATACAG ATGCTGGGCATGCTCTGTGCCTGCGTGGTGCTGTGCAGGAGGGGCCATGACCCGGCGTACGAGCTGCTGGTCACAACCAATAGCTACGCATGA